The DNA window GGTGATCCGCTCGCGCGCCGCCAGCGCCTCGACCATCGCCTCGGCCCGCTCGCCGATGCCCCGCTTGGGCACGTTGAGAATGCGGCGCAGGGACACCACGTCGCCGGGGTTGGCCAGCACGCGCAGGTAGGCCAGCAGGTCCTTGACCTCCTTGCGCTCGTAGAAGCGCACGCCCCCGACGACCTTGTAGGGCAGCCCGGTGCGGATGAAGATCTCCTCGAACACGCGGGAGGCCGCGTTGGTGCGGTAGAAGACGGCCACGTCGCCCGGCCTGACGCCCTCCTCGTCGCTCAGCCGGTCGACCTCCTGGGCCACGAACATGGCCTCGTCGTGCTCGTTGTCGGCGACGTAGCCGACGATCTTGGGGCCGTCGCCCTGGTCGGACCAGAGGTTCTTCGGCTTGCGCGACTCGTTGCGGGAGATGACGGCGTTGGCCGCGGCCAGGATGTTCTGGGTCGAGCGGTAGTTCTGCTCCAGCAGGATGGTGCGGGCGTCGGGGTAGTCGCGCTCGAACTCCAGGATGTTGCGGATCGTCGCGCCGCGGAAGGCGTAGATCGACTGGTCGGCGTCGCCGACCACGCACAGCTCGGACTGGCTGGTCCCCGAGCGCACCTGCTCGCCGTCGGCGGTGCGCAGCTCGGGATGGCCGACCAGCTCCCTGATCAGGATGTATTGAGCGTGGTTGGTGTCCTGGTATTCGTCCACCAGGACGTGCCTGAACCGCATCCGGTAGTGCTCGGCCACGTCGGGGAAGAGCTGGAACAACGTCACCGTGTTCATGATGATGTCGTCGAAGTCCATCGCCCCGGCCTCGGTGAGCTTGAGCTGGTAGGACTTGTAGGCTTGGGCGAGCGTCTTCTCCAGGTGCGAGCCCGCCCGGTCGAGCGCGCTCTCGTAGTCGACCAGCTCGTTCTTGAAGTTGCTGACCTGGGCCGAGAACGAGCGCGGCGGGTAGCGCTTGGGGTCGAGGTCCATCTCGCGGCAGACCATCGCCATGAGCCGCTGCGAGTCGGCCTGGTCGTAGATGGAGAAACTGGACGGGAACCCGAGCCGCTTGGCCTCCCGCCGCAGGATGCGCATGCACGCGCTGTGGAACGTCATCACCCACATCGCCCGCGAGCGCGGCCCGATGAGCTTGTCGATGCGCTCCTTCATCTCCTTGGCGGCCTTGTTGGTGAACGTGATCGCCAGGATCTCGCCCGGATGCACGTCACGCTCGGCCAGCAGGTAGGCGATGCGGTGGGTGAGCACCCGAGTCTTCCCCGACCCCGCTCCCGCCACGATGAGCAGGGGGCTGCCGTGATGGATCACGGCCTCGCGCTGCTGCGGGTTGAGGCCGTCGAGCAAGGGGTGGTCAACAGAGACTTGGGTCGGCACCTACCTAGGTTAAGACGCTCCACCGACAAACGGCGCCCGGAATGCGATCCGCCTGGCGCCGGTTCTCCCCTCAGGAACATCGCGAAAGGGGAGTCATGCTGCCGCAGGCCGAGATCAACCGGGTGCTGTACGTCACCGCGCATCCCGACGACGTCGACTTCGGCGCGGCCGGGAGCGCGGCGCTCTTCGTCGACCAAGGCGTCGAGGTCACGTACCTGCTGGTCACCGACGGCGACGCGGGCGGCAACGAGCGCACGCTGGACAACACCGGGATGGCCGAGCTGCGGCGGAGCGAGCAGCGCGCCGCGGCCAAGGCCGTGGGCGTCACCGACGTCCGCTTCCTCGGCCACCCCGACGGTCAGGTGGTGCCGTCCCTGGAGCTGCGGCGCTCCGTCGCCCGCGTGATCCGCCAGGTGCGTCCCGACCTGGTGGTGACCCACCACCCCGACCGCAACTACCGTTTCGTCGCCCCGAGCCATCCCGACCACCGCGCCGTCGGCGGCGCCACCCTCGACGCCGTCTACCCCGACGCGCGCAACCCGTACGCCTTCCCCGAGCTGCTGCTGGAGGAGGGCCTGGAGGCGTGGACGGTCCGCGAGGTCTGGCTGACCGGCGGGCCCGCGCCCGACCACTACGTGGACGTCACCGACGTCATCGACCGCAAGCTCGCGGCCCTGCAGTCGCACGTCAGCCAGGTGGCGCACGTGGAGGGGTTCGCCGAGGTCGTCAAGAGCCGCTTCGCCGCCTGGGCCGAGCAGGCCGGCTTCGGCCCGGGCCGCTACGCGGAGGCGTTCCAGGTCGTCCCCACGGCCTGACCCGCCCCGCGCGAGGGCTCAGGGGATGGACCCGGGCGGCGCCACCCAGAGCGCGGGCTGCCCGGTCACCTCGGCGATGAGGTCGAAGTCACGGTCGTAGTGCAGCACGGTCGCCCCGTGCACCTCGGCGCAGGCGGCGATCAGCAGATCAGCAACCCCGGGGCCGCGGTGCTGCGACTTGCGTGCCAGCATCGCCTGGACGTCCAGAGCGCGTGCCGCCACTTCGCTCGTCGAGACCGACAGGAGCCGGAAACCCTCACGCAGATGTTCGGCCTCCAGCTCGTAGCTTCGCGGGTCGCGCGCGCTGAAGAGCACTTCCATCTGTGTGACTTCGCAGATCGCCAGTGTCCTGTCGAGCATGAGTGGTTCGAGCGCGCGGGCCACCGCAGGGTGCGTCATGCGCGCCAGCGCGCTCTTGTCGATCAGATAGACCACGCCTGTGGCTACCACGCCTGCTTCATGAACTCCGGGTCCAGAAGATCCGTATTGTCCCGGGAACACCAGTACTCGAAGGCCTCGCGACGCTTTGCCCGACCGGCGATCTCCTGCAGGGCAGCGTTGACCGTTTCCTTCATCGTCGAAGTGCCCAGCTCGTGCTGGGCCGCTTCGAGGAGCTCCTTGTCGATGTCGATGACCGTGCGCATGCGGCATCACCTCCGTACCCTCCACGTTATATCAGAAATAGTGATCTTGATATACGCGCTTCCCCCGGCGGCACCGGCCGTGGGAAGCGCGCTCGGGGAAGGTAAGGCATCGAGATGAGAAAATTTTGGAGCGGTCCAATTCCGGTGCAGGATCCTCGTCCCGCGAGGGAGGGATCTTCCTTCTCGTATCAGGGACTCGCGGTCCGGGGATCACTCTTTGTGGTCTTTTTTCGCCGCGATCCGCGCAAACAAATATCCGAGCGAGTTCGTTGCCAGGTGCAGCATGACGGGAGTCAGAATCCCGTGGCGGCGCCGTAGTTCGCAGAACAGCACGCCCGCCGCCGCCGTCGACACCACGCTCCCCGCCACCACCCGCGCGGTGTCGAGCCGCGCGGGCGACTCGCCGGCGGTCAGGGCGCCGAGCGCCGGGTTGGCGCGGGCCATGTCGACGGCCGGCAGGATGTGCCACAGGCCGAACAGCGCCGAGGACAGCGCCGTGGCCGCCCCAGTGCCGTGCCGGCGGCGCAGCATGGCGTACAGCGCGCCTCGGAAGCCGACCTCCTCCAGCAGGACCGTGCCGAACGGCACCTGGACCAGGGCCTCCTCCAGCACGCGGGCGCGCGACAACGACAGGGCCCGCTCGTCGTGGAAGAGCGGCCTGGTGCGGGGGAGCGCGACGCCGGCCGTGTAGACGGCGGCCACCGCTCCCGCGAGGACGCCGCCCGCGACCGCGCCGCGCCGGCCGTGCTCGAATCCCATCTCCTCCCACGTGGCGCCCGACCTGCGGGCCATCGCCACCAGGGCGGCGGTGGCGACGGCGGAGGTCAGCGGGCCCAGGCGGGGGGCGACCTTGTTGTTCATGACGTTGGCCGCGGCGAGCACGGCGACGCTGCGGAGGATCACCTCTGCAGGCTACGTCGGCCCGGCGCCGTGGGGTCAGGAGGCGGCGGAGTCGCGCCAGCCGGCCGGGAAGCGGGAGCGGCGGCGCTCCTGTGGCGTCAGGCCGCCCCAGATGCCGTCCGACTCGCCCGCTCGTAACGCGTACGCGCGGCACTCCTCCAGCACCTGGCAGCCCGCGCAGACCGCTTTGGCCCGCGCCTCCTGCAGCGGTGAGGGGGCGAGAGGGAAGAAGAGGTCAGGGTCGCTGGACCTGCACGCCCCCCGGCGCAGCCAGCCGATCTCCTCCAGTGGCATGGACCCACCGTACGGCCCCGACATGATCGACCACATCATCCTCCGGGTTGATGGGGGTATACGCCCAGGGATGACCTTTCCATGCCCGGAACGCCAGGAACGCCGGGGTCAGCAGGCGCCCACCCCGCTCCTGTAGCCCTCCGCGAAGGACGCCTGCCGCTGCTCGGCGGTGCCGTGCGCGGCCGGGTCGAGCCAGTCGTCCGTGGGGTCGCCGGCCGCCTCCAGGCTCAGCAGCAACTCGTCCTCGTCCCCGGGCTCCGTGCGCAGCGCGCCCGAGCCGACCAGGGCCGACAGGGTGCCGCCCGCGTAGCAGTCGGCCTGCAGCTCGGCCTGGACGTTGAGCTGGAACGCCGAGCGGAGCTGGGCCTGGACCGCGTGGCCGAACTCGTGCGGGATGATCACGTACACCGAGCCGTCGCCCATGTCGCTCCACAGCGCCTCCATCCAGTCCCGGTCGAAGGCGATGAAGTGGCCGGCCGGACAGTAGAAGGCGTTGTTGGGCACGGCCGGCCGGCCGCCGCAGCCCGGCCCGTCGGCGCCGGAGTAGGGGATGAACTCGGTGATCGGCCGGTAGGTACGGCCGAGCCGGGCGAACTGCTGCTTCCAGAACTCCTCGGTCAGCGTGCGCGCCGAGACGACGTCGTCCTCGAACGTGTCGTCCTGCTGCGCGTCGCCGGGCGGGTTCATCGACGGCGGCCGGGCCAGGCCGCAGGACAGCACGGAGCCCGCCAGGACGAGAAGGGCGAGCAGGCGGCGGAGGGTCGCGCGGGTCACGGGCTCAGACTTCCCACGTATGCACGGGCTCATTCGTATGCATACGCCCGATGTAGTCCAGGGTCATGGCCCGCAGCGCCTCGTGCCGGTCGCCGCCCTCGGCGCGCACCCGCCGTACCTGCCAGTCCGCGCCGGTGACGCCGCTCAGGCAGCGTTCCTCGATGATGCCGAGCAGCCGGTCGGCGACCGGCCGGTCCACGCCCCACAGGGCCAGCCCCTCGTGGGCCGCGGGCAGCAGCCGGCGCAGGATCAGCTCCGACGCGGGCACCTCGCCGAGGCCCGGCCAGTAGAGGCGGGCGTCGAGGCCGTGCCGGGCGGCGGCGGCCAGGTTGTCCTCGGCGGTGCGGAAGGACATCCGGCTCCAGATGGGCCGCTCGTCGTACGGCAGCACGCGCATCAGCCCGTAGTAGAACGCGGCGTTGGCGGCGACGTCGGCGACGGTGGGCCCGGCGGGCAGGACGCGGTTCTCCACCCGCAGGTGGGGCAGGCCGTTCACGACCGCGTACACGGGCCGGTTCCAGCGGTAGATCGTGCCGTTGTGCAGGGTCAGCTCGTGCAGCTGGGGGATGCGGCCCTGCTCCAGCTCCGCGCGCGGGTCCTCGTCCTCGCAGAGGGGGAGCAGCGCGGGATAGTAGGTGACGT is part of the Nonomuraea coxensis DSM 45129 genome and encodes:
- the pcrA gene encoding DNA helicase PcrA gives rise to the protein MLDGLNPQQREAVIHHGSPLLIVAGAGSGKTRVLTHRIAYLLAERDVHPGEILAITFTNKAAKEMKERIDKLIGPRSRAMWVMTFHSACMRILRREAKRLGFPSSFSIYDQADSQRLMAMVCREMDLDPKRYPPRSFSAQVSNFKNELVDYESALDRAGSHLEKTLAQAYKSYQLKLTEAGAMDFDDIIMNTVTLFQLFPDVAEHYRMRFRHVLVDEYQDTNHAQYILIRELVGHPELRTADGEQVRSGTSQSELCVVGDADQSIYAFRGATIRNILEFERDYPDARTILLEQNYRSTQNILAAANAVISRNESRKPKNLWSDQGDGPKIVGYVADNEHDEAMFVAQEVDRLSDEEGVRPGDVAVFYRTNAASRVFEEIFIRTGLPYKVVGGVRFYERKEVKDLLAYLRVLANPGDVVSLRRILNVPKRGIGERAEAMVEALAARERITYWEALRRADEAYGMATRSLNAVREFVAMLEELIAKAAGVPPSALAEEVLAATGYRAELEASEDPQDESRLENLNELISVASEFEEANPEGTLVEFLEQVSLVADADQIPEADGGQGVVTLMTLHTAKGLEFPVVFLTAMEDGVFPHVRSLGEPKELEEERRLAYVGITRARQRLYLTRAAVRSSWGAPAFNPASRFVNEVPGTLIDWRTDPEKSAWSAATRREPAARPAPARGGAAGAGAGGRKVPSLTPGDRVTHDQFGLGTVVSVDGVAEKTKVKVDFGSGGEKTLLLAYAPLEKL
- a CDS encoding PIG-L deacetylase family protein, with translation MLPQAEINRVLYVTAHPDDVDFGAAGSAALFVDQGVEVTYLLVTDGDAGGNERTLDNTGMAELRRSEQRAAAKAVGVTDVRFLGHPDGQVVPSLELRRSVARVIRQVRPDLVVTHHPDRNYRFVAPSHPDHRAVGGATLDAVYPDARNPYAFPELLLEEGLEAWTVREVWLTGGPAPDHYVDVTDVIDRKLAALQSHVSQVAHVEGFAEVVKSRFAAWAEQAGFGPGRYAEAFQVVPTA
- a CDS encoding PIN domain nuclease yields the protein MVYLIDKSALARMTHPAVARALEPLMLDRTLAICEVTQMEVLFSARDPRSYELEAEHLREGFRLLSVSTSEVAARALDVQAMLARKSQHRGPGVADLLIAACAEVHGATVLHYDRDFDLIAEVTGQPALWVAPPGSIP
- a CDS encoding type II toxin-antitoxin system VapB family antitoxin, with translation MRTVIDIDKELLEAAQHELGTSTMKETVNAALQEIAGRAKRREAFEYWCSRDNTDLLDPEFMKQAW
- a CDS encoding CPBP family intramembrane glutamic endopeptidase; the protein is MILRSVAVLAAANVMNNKVAPRLGPLTSAVATAALVAMARRSGATWEEMGFEHGRRGAVAGGVLAGAVAAVYTAGVALPRTRPLFHDERALSLSRARVLEEALVQVPFGTVLLEEVGFRGALYAMLRRRHGTGAATALSSALFGLWHILPAVDMARANPALGALTAGESPARLDTARVVAGSVVSTAAAGVLFCELRRRHGILTPVMLHLATNSLGYLFARIAAKKDHKE
- a CDS encoding WhiB family transcriptional regulator, which gives rise to MPLEEIGWLRRGACRSSDPDLFFPLAPSPLQEARAKAVCAGCQVLEECRAYALRAGESDGIWGGLTPQERRRSRFPAGWRDSAAS
- a CDS encoding neutral zinc metallopeptidase, encoding MTRATLRRLLALLVLAGSVLSCGLARPPSMNPPGDAQQDDTFEDDVVSARTLTEEFWKQQFARLGRTYRPITEFIPYSGADGPGCGGRPAVPNNAFYCPAGHFIAFDRDWMEALWSDMGDGSVYVIIPHEFGHAVQAQLRSAFQLNVQAELQADCYAGGTLSALVGSGALRTEPGDEDELLLSLEAAGDPTDDWLDPAAHGTAEQRQASFAEGYRSGVGAC